Proteins found in one Scomber scombrus chromosome 15, fScoSco1.1, whole genome shotgun sequence genomic segment:
- the LOC133994960 gene encoding tripartite motif-containing protein 16-like — MLADLVEDVKKTGLQTEDVACDVSFGIKLKAVKSCLQCLVSYYNEKIFNELIRLIKNESLDLKQQIRSRQETGISRIEELLEELQQELVKLRKKDTKLEQLSQTEDQSLFLHNYSSLSQLSEFKDSPSIKNSPLRYFEDVTAVVSGIKDKLQEITGEAWTKISLVLNEVDVLLSQEPKTKAQFLRYTHQSTLDPNTANAQLLLSEDNRTATEATEKQLYSSHQDRFIDMFQVLGREGLSGRRYWEVERNRDEVSIAVAYKAISRTGYESGFGNNDTSWALECFDQRYKQLTVSHINI; from the exons atgttagcagattTAGTGGAGGACGTGAAGAAAACTGGACTCCAAACTGAAGACGTGGCCTGTGATGTTTCATTTGGGATAAAACTGAAAGCTGTCAAGTCCTGTCTGCAGTGTCTGGTCTCTTACT ACAACGAGAAGATCTTCAATGAGCTGATCCGACTTATCAAGAATGAAAGCCTTGATTTGAAGCAACAGATCAGATCCCGGCAGGAAACTGGTATCAGTCGGATCGAAGAGCTtttggaggagctgcagcaggagctTGTCAagctgagaaagaaagacacaaagctGGAGCAGCTGTCACAAACAGAGGACCAGTCTCTCTTTCTACACAATTACTCCTCactgtcacaactcagtgaattTAAAGACTCTCCCAGCATCAAAAACTCCCCTCTGAGGTACTTTGAAGATGTGACAGCAGTGGTGTCTGGGATCAAAGATAAGCTACAGGAAATTACTGGCGAGGCATGGACCAAGATCTCACTGGTATTGAATGAAGTTGATGTTTTACTGTCACAAGAACCCAAGACCAAAGCTCAGTTCTTACGATATACACACCAAAGCACACTGGATCCAAATACAGCAAACGCTCAGTTGTTATTATCAGAAGACAACAGAACAGCTACAGAGGCTACAGAGAAACAGCTGTATTCTAGTCATCAAGACAGATTTATTGACATGTTTCAGGTCCTGGGTAGAGAGGGTCTGAGTGGACGtcgttactgggaggtggaaaGGAACAGAGATGAAGTTTCAATAGCAGTTGCATACAAGGCCATTAGTAGAACAGGATATGAAAGTGGATTTGGAAATAATGACACGTCTTGGGCATTGGAGTGTTTCGACCAACGTTATAAGCAACTAACTGTctcacatataaacatatga